A single region of the Methylocystis echinoides genome encodes:
- the scpA gene encoding methylmalonyl-CoA mutase: MSAIPDFTKIPFAPVSVAQETQPRNWMTPEGIEVKSAYGPQDVDGLSFVDGFPGVAPFVRGPYSTMYVAQPWTIRQYAGFSTAEDSNAFYRRNLAAGQKGLSVAFDLATHRGYDSDHPRVMGDVGMAGVAIDSIYDMRTLFDGIPLDQMSVSMTMNGAVLPVLALFIVAAEEQGVSADKLTGTIQNDILKEFMVRNTYIYPPDPSMRIVSDIFAYTSKHMPKFNSISISGYHMQEAGASADLELGYTLADGVEYVRAGVAAGLDIDAFAPRLSFFFAIGMNFFMEVAKLRAARLLWARLMKDLGAKSEKSLTLRTHCQTSGWSLTAQDVYVNSIRTCVEAMAATQGHTQSLHTNALDEALALPTDFSARIARNTQIVLQQESGTTRVIDPWGGSYYVERLTAELAKKAWEHIEEIEKLGGMAKAIAAGVPKQRIEEAAAKTQARIDSGTQVVVGVNKYRPDHDAKPNVLKVDNAAVRAAQLDKLKRLRAERDEPTTQAALDALTDAASAGTGNLLDLAVKAARAKASVGEISFALEKIFTRHKPKANVISGVYAKEAGKDSAQVGRVVGMTRDFEENTGRKPRILVAKMGQDGHDRGQKVIASAFADMGFDVIIGDLFATPDEVAQKAKADDVHIVGVSTMTAGHLTLTPELRDALARVGRKDIMMVVGGVIPPDDFQALYDFGAAAIFPPGTNIPVAAEQLLHELNIRLGFAQREVVKA, from the coding sequence ATGTCCGCGATCCCCGATTTCACCAAAATCCCCTTCGCCCCCGTCTCCGTCGCGCAGGAGACGCAACCGCGCAACTGGATGACCCCGGAAGGGATCGAGGTGAAAAGCGCCTATGGGCCGCAGGATGTGGACGGGCTCTCCTTCGTGGACGGTTTCCCCGGCGTCGCGCCCTTCGTGCGGGGCCCCTACTCGACCATGTATGTCGCCCAGCCCTGGACGATCCGCCAATATGCCGGTTTCTCCACGGCCGAGGATTCCAACGCCTTCTACCGTCGCAATCTCGCCGCCGGCCAGAAGGGCCTCTCCGTCGCCTTCGATCTCGCCACCCATCGCGGCTATGACTCGGATCATCCGCGCGTGATGGGTGACGTCGGCATGGCGGGCGTCGCCATCGACTCGATCTACGACATGCGCACGCTGTTCGACGGCATCCCGCTCGATCAGATGTCCGTGTCCATGACCATGAATGGCGCGGTGCTGCCGGTTCTGGCGCTCTTCATCGTCGCCGCGGAGGAGCAGGGCGTTTCGGCCGACAAGCTCACCGGCACGATCCAGAACGACATTCTCAAAGAATTCATGGTGCGCAACACCTACATCTATCCGCCGGACCCCTCCATGCGGATCGTGTCGGATATTTTTGCCTACACCAGCAAGCATATGCCGAAGTTCAACTCGATCTCGATCTCCGGCTATCACATGCAGGAGGCGGGCGCCTCCGCCGATCTCGAACTCGGCTACACCCTCGCCGACGGGGTGGAATATGTGCGCGCCGGCGTCGCGGCGGGCCTCGACATCGACGCCTTCGCGCCGCGTCTCTCCTTCTTCTTCGCCATCGGCATGAATTTCTTCATGGAGGTCGCCAAGCTGCGCGCCGCGCGCCTGCTCTGGGCGCGCCTCATGAAGGATCTCGGCGCCAAATCCGAGAAGAGCCTGACGCTGCGCACCCATTGCCAGACCTCCGGCTGGTCGCTCACCGCGCAGGACGTTTACGTCAATTCGATCCGCACCTGCGTCGAGGCGATGGCGGCGACGCAGGGGCATACGCAGTCGCTCCACACCAATGCGCTCGATGAGGCGCTGGCGCTGCCGACCGACTTCTCGGCCCGCATCGCCCGCAACACGCAGATCGTGCTCCAGCAGGAGAGCGGCACCACGCGCGTCATCGATCCGTGGGGCGGCTCCTATTATGTCGAGCGCCTGACGGCAGAACTCGCCAAGAAGGCGTGGGAGCATATCGAGGAGATCGAGAAGCTCGGGGGCATGGCCAAGGCCATTGCGGCGGGCGTGCCCAAGCAGCGCATCGAGGAAGCCGCCGCGAAAACGCAGGCGCGCATCGACAGCGGGACGCAGGTCGTCGTCGGCGTGAATAAATATCGCCCCGATCACGACGCCAAGCCCAATGTGCTGAAGGTCGACAACGCCGCCGTGCGCGCCGCCCAGCTCGACAAGCTGAAGCGCCTGCGCGCCGAGCGCGACGAACCGACGACCCAGGCCGCGCTCGACGCCCTGACGGACGCCGCTTCCGCGGGCACGGGCAATCTGCTCGATCTCGCCGTGAAGGCGGCGCGCGCCAAGGCCAGCGTCGGCGAAATCTCCTTCGCGCTGGAAAAGATCTTCACGCGCCACAAGCCAAAGGCGAATGTCATCTCCGGCGTCTACGCCAAGGAAGCCGGCAAGGACAGCGCCCAGGTCGGCCGCGTCGTCGGCATGACGCGCGACTTCGAGGAAAACACCGGCCGCAAGCCGCGCATTCTCGTCGCCAAGATGGGCCAGGACGGCCACGACCGCGGCCAGAAGGTGATCGCCTCGGCCTTCGCCGACATGGGCTTCGACGTCATCATCGGCGATCTCTTCGCGACGCCCGACGAGGTCGCGCAGAAGGCGAAGGCGGACGATGTGCATATCGTCGGCGTCTCGACCATGACCGCCGGCCATCTGACGCTGACCCCCGAATTGCGCGACGCGCTGGCGCGGGTGGGCCGCAAGGACATCATGATGGTGGTGGGCGGCGTCATTCCGCCGGATGATTTCCAGGCGCTCTACGACTTCGGCGCCGCCGCGATCTTCCCGCCCGGCACGAATATTCCGGTGGCGGCGGAGCAACTGCTGCATGAGCTGAATATTCGCCTCGGCTTTGCCCAGCGCGAGGTCGTCAAGGCGTAG
- a CDS encoding sulfate transporter family protein: MTVMFDAALAALREIVSPPFRNVLLKSLGMTFLLLALAWVGLDKLALSYIALNHPWLQLAVTYAAGLGLFLFLAFLIGPISVLVAGLFLDDLADVVEADLYPPGARGRAIPATQAMLMGLRFAAVSAGVNILALLLLLVPGVNALAFILANAYLLGREYFLFAATRFRPLDEAMALRRRYAPQLFFAGLFIAAFVATPGLNVLTPLFGVAFMSRIYRLLSARASGTGFRS; encoded by the coding sequence ATGACCGTCATGTTCGACGCCGCGCTCGCGGCGCTGAGGGAAATCGTCTCGCCGCCCTTCCGCAACGTGCTCCTCAAGAGCCTGGGAATGACCTTCCTGCTGCTGGCGCTGGCCTGGGTCGGCCTCGACAAGCTCGCCCTCTCCTATATCGCGCTCAACCATCCCTGGTTGCAGCTCGCCGTCACTTACGCTGCCGGCCTCGGCCTGTTCCTCTTCCTCGCCTTCCTGATCGGCCCCATTTCGGTGCTGGTGGCGGGTCTCTTCCTCGACGATCTTGCGGATGTGGTGGAGGCCGACCTTTACCCGCCCGGCGCGCGCGGGCGCGCGATTCCGGCCACCCAGGCCATGCTCATGGGCCTGCGCTTCGCGGCGGTGTCGGCGGGCGTGAATATTCTGGCGCTGTTGCTGCTGCTCGTGCCGGGCGTCAATGCGCTGGCCTTCATCCTCGCCAACGCCTATCTGCTGGGCCGCGAATATTTCCTCTTCGCCGCCACCCGCTTCCGGCCCCTCGACGAAGCCATGGCGCTGCGCCGCCGTTACGCGCCGCAGCTCTTCTTCGCCGGCCTGTTCATCGCCGCCTTCGTGGCGACGCCGGGACTGAATGTGCTGACGCCCCTGTTCGGCGTCGCCTTCATGTCACGAATTTACAGACTTCTGAGCGCGCGCGCGTCCGGAACCGGCTTTCGCTCTTGA
- a CDS encoding complex I NDUFA9 subunit family protein gives MSGVNVGAGRVVTVFGGSGFVGRYVVRALARDGWRVRIACRRPDLAFHLQPQGRVGQIMAVQANVRHPESVAAALRGASAVVNLVGILAESGAQKFSKVQSEGARAIGEAAKAAGINNVVHISAIGADTQSASDYGRSKAEGEAAILAAVPTAVILRPSVIFGPEDDFFNRFATMARFFPVIPVVGAQTKFQPVYVGDVAEAVAVAIAGGAKAGAVYELGGPEVKSFGELVDYILKVTERERRVASLSFSTGKLVAGVTQFFTKISLGLFPTLLRMTADQVELLKHDNVVSEAAIREQRTLQGLGIAPQAIEAIVPTYLYRYRKTGQYQAQRLGA, from the coding sequence ATGAGCGGCGTAAACGTGGGCGCAGGGCGCGTGGTGACGGTGTTTGGCGGTTCGGGCTTCGTGGGGCGCTACGTCGTGCGCGCGCTGGCCCGCGACGGCTGGCGGGTGCGAATCGCCTGTCGCCGGCCGGATCTCGCCTTCCATCTGCAGCCGCAGGGCCGCGTTGGTCAGATCATGGCGGTGCAGGCCAATGTGCGCCATCCCGAATCGGTCGCAGCGGCGCTGCGCGGGGCCTCGGCCGTGGTGAATCTCGTCGGCATTCTCGCCGAGAGCGGCGCCCAGAAATTCTCGAAGGTCCAGTCGGAAGGCGCCCGGGCCATCGGCGAGGCGGCGAAGGCGGCGGGCATCAATAATGTCGTTCATATTTCGGCGATCGGCGCGGATACGCAGTCGGCTTCCGACTATGGCCGCAGCAAGGCTGAGGGCGAGGCGGCGATTCTGGCCGCGGTTCCCACGGCCGTCATCCTGCGTCCGTCGGTGATCTTCGGGCCGGAGGACGATTTCTTCAACCGCTTCGCCACCATGGCCCGCTTTTTCCCGGTTATCCCGGTGGTTGGCGCGCAGACGAAGTTCCAGCCGGTCTATGTCGGCGACGTCGCGGAGGCGGTCGCCGTCGCCATCGCCGGCGGGGCCAAGGCGGGCGCGGTTTATGAGCTCGGCGGGCCGGAAGTGAAGAGCTTCGGCGAGCTGGTCGATTATATTCTGAAGGTCACCGAGCGTGAGCGCCGCGTCGCGAGCCTCTCCTTCTCGACTGGCAAGCTCGTCGCGGGCGTGACCCAGTTCTTCACAAAGATCTCGCTGGGTCTGTTCCCGACGCTGCTGCGCATGACGGCCGATCAGGTCGAGCTGCTGAAGCACGACAATGTGGTCAGCGAAGCGGCGATCCGCGAGCAGCGCACGCTTCAGGGGCTCGGGATCGCGCCGCAGGCGATCGAGGCGATCGTGCCGACCTATCTCTATCGCTATCGCAAGACCGGCCAGTATCAGGCGCAGCGCCTCGGCGCCTGA
- a CDS encoding site-specific integrase encodes MALAMARPWKHPKTGIYWLRKRVPDELRSLLGKREEKRSLGTRDPEQAKRRHAQALTELEERWANLQSGATTLTEREAHEFVAPVYEWWLNAHRDNPSSQTTWNPEIFSELWTDSAAAKLVQELYFRPSGEQSTAGPGAAQYKVSLVSSMEAFCHEKAAELLALRGLNLDDASKHRIERAFAAAIQRASLTLAKLARGEVEAQLQQSRQERVGALDVRPTIAAAALEFGTLIAGWAAERKPMPKTVYEYNRVFRDLAIFLGHSDANRLSAKDLVAWKAQMLSAGRAAKTIRDAKLAPVRAILQWAVDNHRLASNPATRVTIDAKVRAGESKRGFDDNEARIILAAAQLETDPVKHWVPLLGAYSGARLSEICQLRTEDVIQVSGIWCMKFVPEAGSLKTVGSERVVPLHPAIIEAGFLKFVSALPSGPLFPALTPDVFGKRGGNGTKVIGRWVRGLGLTDKRLSPSHSWRHRFKTMGRRYGLMPDQVNAITGHHPKTVGDLYGEFPADALYREITKIPPIETK; translated from the coding sequence ATGGCCCTCGCGATGGCGCGTCCCTGGAAACATCCCAAGACCGGCATTTATTGGCTTCGGAAGCGCGTTCCGGATGAGCTTCGCTCGCTTCTCGGCAAGCGAGAGGAAAAGCGAAGCCTCGGCACTCGCGATCCCGAACAAGCGAAGCGACGCCATGCCCAAGCGCTGACCGAACTTGAGGAGCGTTGGGCCAATCTTCAGAGCGGGGCAACGACGCTCACCGAACGCGAGGCCCATGAGTTCGTCGCGCCGGTCTATGAGTGGTGGCTGAACGCCCACCGGGACAATCCCAGCTCGCAGACAACCTGGAATCCGGAAATTTTCTCGGAGCTGTGGACCGACAGCGCAGCGGCAAAGCTCGTCCAGGAGCTGTATTTTAGGCCATCCGGGGAGCAATCAACCGCCGGACCGGGCGCGGCCCAGTATAAGGTCTCGCTAGTCAGCAGCATGGAAGCCTTTTGCCACGAAAAAGCGGCCGAGCTCCTCGCGCTCCGTGGGCTCAATCTGGACGACGCAAGCAAACATAGAATCGAGCGGGCGTTTGCGGCCGCGATACAGCGAGCGAGCCTGACCTTAGCCAAGCTCGCGAGAGGTGAAGTCGAAGCGCAGCTCCAACAATCGAGACAGGAGCGGGTTGGCGCGTTGGATGTGCGGCCGACGATCGCTGCCGCCGCACTTGAGTTCGGGACGCTGATTGCGGGTTGGGCAGCTGAACGAAAGCCGATGCCAAAGACGGTCTACGAGTACAATCGGGTCTTCCGAGATCTGGCGATTTTTCTAGGTCATAGCGACGCCAATCGGCTCAGCGCCAAGGATTTGGTGGCCTGGAAAGCCCAAATGCTTTCCGCGGGGCGGGCCGCCAAGACCATCCGAGACGCCAAACTCGCGCCTGTTCGCGCCATCTTGCAATGGGCCGTGGATAATCACCGCCTCGCGAGCAACCCTGCCACGAGAGTCACGATCGACGCCAAAGTTCGGGCGGGCGAGTCGAAACGCGGCTTTGACGACAATGAAGCGAGAATCATTCTTGCGGCGGCTCAACTTGAGACCGATCCCGTCAAGCACTGGGTTCCATTGCTAGGCGCGTACTCTGGCGCGCGTCTATCGGAAATCTGTCAGCTGCGGACTGAAGACGTTATTCAGGTTTCGGGGATTTGGTGCATGAAATTCGTGCCGGAGGCTGGATCGCTAAAGACGGTGGGGTCGGAGCGCGTGGTCCCGCTTCACCCGGCGATCATTGAGGCTGGCTTTCTCAAGTTTGTGTCCGCCTTACCCAGCGGGCCGTTGTTTCCAGCTTTGACACCGGACGTGTTCGGGAAACGTGGCGGCAATGGCACGAAAGTCATCGGGCGGTGGGTCCGTGGCTTGGGCCTTACTGACAAGCGTCTTTCGCCAAGCCATAGCTGGAGACACCGTTTCAAGACGATGGGCCGACGGTATGGACTTATGCCTGATCAGGTAAACGCAATAACGGGCCATCACCCAAAAACCGTGGGCGATCTCTACGGTGAATTTCCGGCCGACGCCCTCTATCGCGAAATTACGAAAATCCCGCCGATTGAGACCAAGTGA
- a CDS encoding ArdC family protein, translating to MQAAHSDIHQSITDTIVAAIERGVDEFHLPWHRSARNILRPINVASQKPYRGVNIVSLWATADAKGYSSGIWGTFRQWRQIGAQVRKGEKAAFVVFYKELQYTTEADDGTAETEPRLCARATPVFTAEQVDGYSPLEIEEPRTPFESIQEAEAFVAATCATIVHGGDRAFYRPSTDSIHLPESGRFIGTPTSTPEESYHATLLHELTHWTSHEKRCNRQLGKRFGDHAYAMEELVAELGAAFLCADLGISDAPRADHAQYLGQWLTVLKADKKAIFTASSKASEAAAFLKTFQRASGAVQMIEKATPRGTQPDLAGCRVTWSQSAGFS from the coding sequence ATGCAGGCCGCACACTCAGATATTCATCAGAGCATCACCGACACGATCGTGGCAGCAATAGAGCGCGGCGTGGACGAGTTCCATCTACCTTGGCATCGGAGCGCACGCAACATCCTGCGCCCGATCAACGTCGCTTCGCAGAAGCCCTATCGAGGCGTCAACATCGTAAGCCTCTGGGCCACCGCCGATGCGAAGGGCTATTCCTCCGGAATCTGGGGCACGTTCAGACAATGGCGGCAGATCGGTGCCCAAGTGCGCAAGGGCGAGAAGGCGGCTTTCGTTGTCTTTTATAAGGAACTCCAGTACACCACGGAGGCTGACGACGGCACCGCTGAAACGGAACCTCGCCTCTGCGCGCGGGCAACGCCCGTGTTCACCGCCGAGCAAGTTGATGGCTACTCGCCCCTGGAAATCGAAGAGCCGAGAACGCCCTTCGAATCAATCCAGGAAGCGGAAGCCTTCGTCGCCGCAACCTGCGCAACCATAGTTCACGGCGGCGACCGTGCCTTTTACCGCCCCTCAACGGACAGCATCCATCTCCCCGAATCAGGTCGCTTCATCGGCACCCCGACAAGCACGCCAGAGGAATCCTACCACGCTACTCTGCTACACGAATTGACGCATTGGACCAGCCACGAAAAGCGTTGCAACCGGCAGCTCGGCAAGCGCTTCGGAGACCACGCCTACGCCATGGAGGAGCTCGTGGCGGAACTGGGAGCAGCTTTTCTTTGCGCCGATCTTGGCATCAGCGACGCGCCGCGCGCTGATCACGCCCAATATCTCGGCCAATGGCTCACGGTCCTGAAGGCCGATAAGAAGGCGATCTTTACGGCCTCATCGAAGGCGTCGGAAGCAGCCGCGTTCTTAAAGACCTTTCAACGCGCCTCGGGAGCAGTTCAAATGATTGAGAAGGCGACCCCGCGAGGGACGCAACCCGATCTAGCTGGGTGCCGAGTCACTTGGTCTCAATCGGCGGGATTTTCGTAA
- a CDS encoding PGN_0703 family putative restriction endonuclease: MAPEFDKPFQQLPIIPTHILKKHRVHEPLDTRFRSAARLLQALWRQDRGLPPGSYVGEDGKPRKLGSRITEKAGMAGGNFLTAEIAHLAWREVAYREIGAMMDEGRLKTNLLSSMALTFNLIAPLALKRSNSDALLYELLQNFRGATQHVLFEHSPGRRDPRFTGDYSAFDALIRYVSSDGRRGFVAIEVKYSESMNEPVPRINPRYGEFAEASGLFAEPKEPALRSNPLQQLWREHLLAQSMIDAGLYDEGYFLLIAPALNYHAQEAATAYQAQLCEPAEGRVIFANVTLEQAIDAIRYNDPSHAEALYRRYCDFWAVDGELELNAPIFGARAKAHIVPVNAISDDAEALPDKLAPRRKANAKKRGAAAAE; this comes from the coding sequence ATGGCACCCGAATTCGATAAACCGTTTCAGCAGTTACCGATCATTCCAACACACATCCTGAAAAAGCACAGGGTCCACGAACCGCTAGATACGCGGTTTCGTTCCGCCGCCCGCCTTCTCCAAGCTCTATGGCGACAAGATCGGGGACTCCCTCCCGGCAGTTACGTCGGGGAAGACGGCAAACCGCGCAAGCTCGGCAGCAGGATTACCGAAAAAGCCGGCATGGCCGGGGGCAACTTCCTCACAGCTGAAATTGCTCATCTCGCTTGGCGTGAGGTTGCCTATCGCGAGATTGGGGCGATGATGGACGAAGGCCGCCTAAAGACGAATCTTTTGTCATCGATGGCGCTGACCTTCAATCTGATCGCACCTCTGGCCTTGAAGAGGAGTAACTCAGATGCTCTCCTTTACGAGCTGCTACAGAATTTTCGAGGCGCGACACAACATGTTCTATTCGAACACTCGCCTGGCCGTCGCGATCCGCGCTTTACAGGCGATTACTCGGCCTTCGACGCATTAATCCGCTACGTCAGTTCAGATGGACGGAGAGGCTTTGTGGCGATCGAAGTCAAATACTCGGAATCGATGAACGAACCCGTGCCGCGCATTAATCCTCGATATGGAGAGTTCGCCGAAGCCAGCGGGCTATTCGCCGAGCCTAAGGAACCGGCGCTCCGCTCGAACCCGCTACAGCAGCTCTGGCGAGAGCATCTCCTTGCTCAGTCCATGATCGACGCCGGGTTATATGACGAGGGCTATTTCTTGCTCATTGCACCGGCGCTCAACTATCATGCCCAAGAGGCCGCCACAGCCTACCAAGCACAGTTGTGCGAACCGGCGGAAGGGCGGGTGATCTTCGCAAATGTGACTCTCGAGCAGGCAATAGACGCTATACGGTACAATGATCCGTCCCATGCAGAAGCGCTTTACCGACGATACTGCGACTTTTGGGCGGTCGACGGAGAGCTAGAACTAAACGCGCCGATCTTCGGCGCTCGCGCGAAGGCTCACATAGTTCCGGTAAACGCCATAAGCGACGATGCCGAGGCTCTCCCGGACAAACTAGCGCCAAGACGCAAGGCCAACGCCAAGAAGCGAGGCGCTGCCGCAGCGGAATAG
- a CDS encoding DrmE family protein, with translation MSDSVKSKLKALFLKGSRFAISQTKEILDKATENLTKTIGQDTATETTPLDALEPSDLQINPPTETAKSASPIIAGDADVMGNAHVECSTSDLQVPPFAVDRILAGAETTPLDEPSDLQINPPTETAKSASPIIAGDADAMGNAHVECSTSDLQVPPFAVDRILAGAETTPLDALEPSDLQINPPTETAKSASPIIAGDADAMGNAHVECSKSDLQVPPFAVDRILTAAETTPLDEPSDLQINPPTETAKSASPIIAGDADAMGNAHVECSTSDLQVPPFAVDRILFEHEDRGQCPHLLKLLVSISLRTRETSPICVILPSAVGVASLVAIVSALECLAQDLPDAKTLYPATLRAGLRVRLYPGGEVFEVGDPPVDGSGSMKLRLIDKKSYATKGTRFVQAERICWFEPTTRYHPLGTGAPFIAPPLNDLDAILGQQAFGNSGLVKTRVLLAGTRAEFGRLLEATHIVPREKIRRAVPLSDVFAFGGVDINSQPYVTAPIGSAGQPMVAIGRDLQDLKNACLNEDVDPHSRVVLCDNVDIILRDLDLAGRIAERQRIVLFAGGLRRADAGALKNAGWVVWEPSPGEVLGVNDPLLTTACRGIDLSRRSASGEQDRRPGYVACKAPEVANAHKALARLGDALGDESIEHEFWVEDLLDAAQSLFFSCAGWLSPPKGETLERVAETLERLRAEAPRLTRLLGDAATKALADLAKAVEEFATSEMSVTPKGEEVLRLAQTAARSSLRQVFVAGNRQGREEADKFFARNGLETRCIAVVDLADAGEPQSVAAFSVMRRDIFEKLVDPWPAGSMLFVGYDFEIDCYRARLNKRAALRASNRLAPEARRRLTGWEDNCFPPESRMAPQASEVGRGLDGFDKIAREWSWSRRISVPVADDGEETCQATVVHFIGRSWCAMTEDHRPLVLTSGSRAGQGTVQEIGLSGLASGSRIVVREGANKDIIRTIAESIAKPAVYADLRNKAALWRQALPHDPAKAQFVARALAKVGVHRHHMTIRSWLANSSLIGPRSEHDIHAIAEAFPVRGRTKADWQACCDAIAQLRALHIRAGSQLTNLLAERCGRVLFEPSDTELAVDLGIGVVWILEVASIEAQAHEFPSSYVNRLHWLDLEWRDRLLASPIRDRAA, from the coding sequence ATGTCCGATTCTGTCAAGTCTAAGCTAAAGGCATTGTTTCTAAAGGGTAGCAGGTTCGCGATTTCCCAGACAAAAGAAATCTTGGATAAGGCCACGGAAAACCTCACAAAAACAATCGGCCAGGACACCGCCACTGAAACGACGCCGCTGGACGCGTTGGAGCCTTCCGATCTTCAGATTAATCCGCCAACAGAAACGGCAAAGTCTGCCTCACCAATTATTGCTGGGGATGCAGATGTGATGGGCAACGCTCATGTTGAGTGTTCGACGTCCGACCTGCAAGTCCCTCCGTTCGCGGTTGACAGGATCTTAGCAGGCGCTGAAACGACGCCGCTGGACGAGCCTTCCGATCTTCAGATTAATCCACCAACAGAAACGGCAAAGTCTGCCTCACCAATTATTGCTGGGGATGCAGATGCGATGGGCAACGCTCATGTTGAGTGTTCGACGTCCGACCTGCAAGTCCCTCCGTTCGCGGTTGACAGGATCTTAGCAGGCGCTGAAACGACGCCGCTGGACGCGTTGGAGCCTTCCGATCTTCAGATTAATCCGCCAACAGAAACGGCAAAGTCTGCCTCACCAATTATTGCTGGGGATGCAGATGCGATGGGCAACGCTCATGTTGAGTGTTCGAAATCCGACCTGCAAGTCCCTCCGTTCGCGGTTGACAGGATCTTAACAGCCGCTGAAACGACGCCGCTGGACGAGCCTTCCGATCTTCAGATTAATCCACCAACAGAAACGGCAAAGTCTGCCTCACCAATTATTGCTGGGGATGCAGATGCGATGGGCAACGCTCATGTTGAGTGTTCGACGTCCGACCTGCAAGTCCCTCCGTTCGCGGTTGACAGGATCCTATTCGAGCACGAGGATCGCGGGCAATGCCCACATCTCCTGAAGCTGCTGGTATCCATCTCGCTCAGGACGCGTGAAACATCCCCAATTTGCGTAATATTGCCTTCGGCCGTCGGCGTAGCTTCTCTAGTCGCCATTGTAAGCGCCCTTGAATGCCTGGCGCAGGATCTGCCAGACGCAAAAACTCTGTACCCCGCGACTCTCAGGGCTGGTCTTCGAGTGCGGCTTTACCCCGGCGGGGAAGTATTCGAGGTTGGAGATCCTCCTGTTGACGGCTCGGGGAGTATGAAGCTGCGGCTGATCGATAAGAAGAGCTACGCTACCAAGGGAACACGGTTCGTCCAAGCCGAGCGCATCTGCTGGTTCGAGCCGACCACCCGCTATCACCCGCTGGGCACCGGGGCTCCATTTATCGCGCCCCCCCTGAACGATCTCGATGCAATATTAGGTCAGCAGGCCTTCGGTAACTCCGGCCTCGTGAAAACACGGGTTCTGCTGGCGGGAACGCGAGCAGAGTTTGGGAGGCTCTTGGAAGCCACCCACATTGTGCCGAGAGAGAAGATACGACGCGCGGTGCCCCTCTCGGACGTGTTCGCGTTTGGAGGCGTGGACATAAATAGCCAGCCGTACGTGACCGCCCCCATCGGCTCCGCCGGGCAGCCCATGGTGGCAATCGGTCGCGACCTGCAGGATCTGAAGAACGCTTGCCTCAACGAGGATGTCGATCCACACTCGCGGGTGGTTCTTTGCGACAACGTGGACATAATACTTCGCGACCTCGACCTCGCGGGTCGTATCGCGGAGCGGCAGCGGATTGTGCTGTTCGCTGGCGGACTCCGCCGGGCCGACGCGGGAGCGCTTAAAAACGCAGGCTGGGTGGTCTGGGAGCCTAGCCCAGGCGAAGTGTTGGGTGTCAATGACCCGCTGCTTACGACAGCGTGCCGAGGCATCGATCTCTCGCGGCGCTCGGCGAGCGGGGAACAGGATCGCAGGCCGGGATATGTGGCCTGCAAAGCGCCGGAGGTGGCCAATGCCCACAAGGCGCTTGCAAGGCTCGGGGACGCCTTGGGCGACGAGTCCATCGAGCATGAGTTTTGGGTGGAAGACCTTCTTGATGCCGCCCAATCTCTGTTCTTCTCCTGCGCCGGCTGGCTTTCGCCCCCAAAGGGCGAAACGCTGGAGAGGGTCGCCGAAACACTTGAGCGCCTGCGCGCGGAGGCGCCTCGGTTGACTAGGCTCCTCGGGGACGCCGCGACGAAGGCTCTTGCAGATCTCGCCAAGGCCGTCGAGGAATTCGCGACGTCTGAAATGAGTGTCACTCCGAAGGGCGAGGAAGTACTCCGATTGGCGCAAACCGCGGCGCGTAGCTCGCTAAGACAGGTTTTCGTCGCGGGAAATCGCCAAGGCCGTGAGGAGGCCGACAAGTTCTTCGCGCGGAACGGGCTCGAGACGCGTTGCATCGCAGTCGTCGATTTGGCCGATGCCGGCGAACCCCAGAGCGTTGCTGCCTTCTCCGTGATGCGCCGTGACATCTTCGAGAAGTTGGTGGACCCTTGGCCGGCCGGCAGCATGCTTTTCGTGGGCTACGACTTCGAAATTGACTGTTACAGGGCCAGGCTCAACAAGCGCGCAGCGCTGCGTGCAAGCAACCGGCTCGCTCCGGAAGCGCGCCGACGTCTCACAGGCTGGGAAGACAATTGCTTCCCGCCTGAATCTCGTATGGCACCGCAAGCGTCGGAGGTCGGTCGCGGCCTAGATGGCTTTGACAAAATCGCTCGGGAATGGAGCTGGAGCCGCCGAATCTCGGTCCCCGTGGCGGATGACGGAGAAGAAACTTGTCAGGCAACCGTCGTCCATTTTATCGGCCGGTCTTGGTGCGCGATGACCGAGGATCATCGCCCGCTCGTCCTCACCTCCGGAAGCCGAGCGGGGCAAGGAACGGTTCAGGAGATCGGTCTCTCGGGGCTTGCGTCTGGCTCCCGGATAGTCGTCCGGGAGGGGGCCAACAAAGATATAATTCGCACAATCGCCGAGAGCATCGCTAAGCCTGCCGTTTACGCTGACCTTCGTAATAAGGCTGCGCTGTGGAGGCAGGCGCTTCCACACGATCCGGCCAAGGCGCAGTTCGTAGCTAGGGCTCTTGCAAAGGTGGGCGTGCACCGCCACCACATGACAATCCGGTCCTGGCTTGCAAACAGTAGCCTGATCGGGCCACGTTCTGAGCATGACATTCACGCTATTGCTGAGGCATTCCCGGTACGCGGTCGTACCAAGGCTGACTGGCAGGCATGCTGCGACGCGATAGCGCAGCTGCGCGCCCTGCATATTCGAGCGGGATCCCAATTGACGAATCTTTTGGCCGAGCGCTGCGGGCGTGTGCTCTTCGAACCGTCCGACACGGAGCTTGCGGTGGACCTCGGGATCGGAGTGGTCTGGATCCTCGAAGTCGCGTCGATCGAGGCACAGGCGCACGAATTCCCAAGTTCCTACGTGAACCGCCTGCACTGGCTGGATCTAGAGTGGCGTGATCGGCTCCTCGCTTCTCCTATTCGCGATCGGGCAGCCTGA